In a genomic window of Telopea speciosissima isolate NSW1024214 ecotype Mountain lineage chromosome 5, Tspe_v1, whole genome shotgun sequence:
- the LOC122660826 gene encoding classical arabinogalactan protein 9: MDRSRVCALIFICIAVVGVGGQAPAAAPTTTPTPPTTPVAPVSSPPAAATAPTTPKTPAPVATPTAAPPTVVSSPPVQAPQAAPPTPTVPAPVVTPASPPPVLTPPPTPVPVSSPPPALPPPVPAPTTPPAAPPPAVPPPAPVAAPPAEVPAPAPSKKKKKTKHTPAPAPLAVSPPAPPTAAPGPSTDSSASPGPAADVNSNGVEKMWGLQNMVMLGGALLCAFLF, from the exons ATGGATAGGAGCAGGGTCTGCGCTCTGATCTTCATCTGCATTGCCGTGGTCGGTGTCGGCGGTCAAGCCCCAGCGGCAGCGCCAACTACCACACCAACACCACCAACAACTCCGGTCGCACCAGTTTCATCACCACCCGCTGCTGCAACTGCGCCGACCACGCCTAAAACCCCAGCCCCAGTAGCAACACCAACAGCGGCACCACCGACGGTAGTTTCATCTCCGCCAGTACAAGCTCCTCAAGCAGCTCCACCAACACCGACGGTTCCAGCTCCAGTTGTCACTCCCGCTTCGCCACCACCGGTGTTGACCCCACCTCCAACCCCAGTTCCGGTGAGCTCTCCTCCACCTGCATTACCTCCTCCAGTACCAGCCCCAACCACACCTCCCGCAGCTCCTCCACCAGCAGTTCCCCCACCTGCACCAGTGGCAGCACCTCCTGCAGAGGTACCTGCACCGGCAccgagcaagaagaagaagaaaacgaaacACACCCCGGCCCCTGCGCCCTTAGCCGTGAGCCCTCCCGCGCCACCCACCGCGGCACCTGGGCCGAGTACTGACTCTTCCGCCTCTCCCGGACCAGCTGCGGACGTGAACTCG AACGGTGTAGAGAAGATGTGGGGGTTGCAGAATATGGTAATGCTGGGAGGAGCTCTACTCTGTGCTTTCCTATTCTAG